A genomic segment from Gossypium hirsutum isolate 1008001.06 chromosome D04, Gossypium_hirsutum_v2.1, whole genome shotgun sequence encodes:
- the LOC121216290 gene encoding uncharacterized protein, which translates to MSADTVASVALGILARSIDGAEPGNNNKNKNSSNSIQLLWTPFLILHLGGPDTITAYSLEDNELWPRHFLGIVVQIGLAMYVAFKSWRHSQLKWIAVPVILIGTVKYVEKGFVLIISGTKAFRNILLSDPEPGRDYPEDVRKKKSDPNFVPSPMRPCVSSQGYSGYPDDSLSQAFYLYNRLSYLYLDLILSYSERQDCHSMICSKSSEEAFELVEGELGFLYDELYTKVAALHLRYRGYLRRCFTLFLCFFSLVSFMIFIDHTSLPADISITYLLLIGAITLEVYGFVFLILSDWTKVWLLGYFKLKKVRSGKRWSRKISKYNLIKFCLRQQDDSMWIKFLGKLRIKEMVTKHLNVEHEDVDAEVKSFIFQQLKERSENVNSLLDINLCKKLLSYRGDNVLEKLECLDLLKWSTIDVEFDHSLLLWHIATQICYYEDVKRLKGSNSLENLNKCSKLSKGLSDYMMYLLVMYPNMLPKGIGEIRYIDTCAEATRFFQKMRKTIGTKIDEACHELYEVDTDLLEELKGDTSKSVLFYGSRLAKQLQTLGSREDWGFEKKWDMINEVWVEMLAYAAVHCGWKEHGQQLSRGGELLTHVCVLMAHLGLSEQYQIQKENSETHEDKLIECPPACDPFLKLLRALGFTPRRTIN; encoded by the coding sequence ATGTCAGCAGACACGGTGGCAAGTGTTGCATTAGGCATTCTTGCCAGGAGCATCGATGGAGCTGAGCCTGGAAACAATAACAAGAACAAGAATTCAAGCAACTCGATCCAGTTATTGTGGACGCCATTCCTTATCCTGCACCTTGGGGGCCCCGACACCATTACCGCTTACTCTTTAGAAGATAACGAATTGTGGCCAAGGCATTTTCTGGGGATTGTAGTTCAGATTGGACTTGCAATGTATGTGGCTTTCAAATCTTGGCGTCACAGTCAACTTAAATGGATTGCCGTTCCAGTAATCCTTATTGGGACTGTGAAGTATGTGGAGAAGGGTTTCGTGCTGATAATTTCGGGTACCAAAGCCTTTAGAAATATCTTGCTATCAGATCCTGAGCCTGGACGTGACTATCCGGAAGATGTGAGAAAGAAAAAATCGGATCCCAACTTCGTACCATCACCCATGCGACCATGTGTGTCGTCTCAAGGATATTCTGGATATCCAGATGATTCTCTCTCTCAAGCTTTTTACTTATACAATAGGCTCTCGTACTTATATTTAGATCTTATCCTCAGTTATTCTGAGCGCCAAGATTGTCACTCTATGATCTGCAGCAAGTCATCGGAAGAAGCCTTTGAATTGGTGGAAGGTGAGCTCGGCTTTTTGTACGATGAACTATATACAAAAGTAGCGGCACTCCACCTTCGATACCGCGGCTACTTGCGCCGATGTTTCaccctttttttatgttttttttcattGGTTTCATTCATGATTTTCATTGATCACACAAGCCTACCAGCTGACATTTCAATAACGTACTTGCTACTAATCGGAGCAATCACTCTCGAGGTTTACGGGTTCGTGTTCCTTATTCTATCTGACTGGACAAAGGTATGGCTGCTGGGTTATTTCAAGTTAAAGAAAGTAAGAAGTGGTAAGAGATGGTCGAGAAAGATATCAAAATACAACTTGATCAAGTTTTGCCTCAGACAACAGGACGACAGCATGTGGATCAAATTTCTAGGCAAACTTCGCATCAAGGAAATGGTGACCAAACATCTAAATGTAGAGCATGAAGATGTGGATGCTGAAGTGAAAAGCTTCATCTTCCAACAGCTAAAAGAGAGAAGTGAGAATGTCAATAGTTTGCTTGATATCAATCTATGCAAGAAACTATTGAGTTACAGAGGTGATAATGTGCTTGAAAAACTGGAATGCTTGGATCTTCTTAAATGGAGCACAATTGATGTAGAATTTGACCATAGCCTTCTTCTTTGGCACATTGCTACCCAAATTTGCTACTATGAAGATGTCAAGCGGCTTAAAGGATCCAATTCTCTGGAAAACCTTAACAAATGCTCCAAACTCAGCAAAGGGTTATCAGATTATATGATGTATCTTCTTGTCATGTATCCAAATATGCTACCTAAAGGGATTGGTGAGATTAGATACATAGATACATGTGCTGAAGCCACTAGATTTTTCCAAAAAATGAGAAAGACCATTGGAACTAAGATTGATGAAGCTTGCCATGAGTTGTATGAAGTTGACACAGATTTATTGGAAGAACTTAAAGGAGATACATCCAAATCTGTTCTCTTCTATGGAAGCCGACTTGCAAAGCAACTGCAAACTTTGGGATCACGGGAGGATTGGGGATTTGAGAAAAAGTGGGATATGATAAACGAAGTATGGGTGGAAATGTTGGCGTATGCTGCAGTTCATTGTGGGTGGAAAGAGCATGGGCAACAGTTGAGCAGAGGAGGGGAGTTATTAACTCATGTTTGCGTTCTAATGGCACATTTAGGTTTAAGTGAACAGTACCAAATCCAGAAAGAAAACTCTGAAACCCATGAAGATAAACTGATAGAGTGTCCACCTGCATGTGATCCTTTCTTAAAGCTTTTACGTGCTCTAGGTTTCACTCCCCGAAGGacaataaattaa